The following is a genomic window from Anaerolineales bacterium.
CGTCACAGGCCGCCAGCGCCAGGCTGGCCGCTATCAGGGCGGTGGTCAAGATCAGGGTGCTTGTGCGTGTTTTCATCGAATACTCCTCAAACCTCCTTGGTATCATCTATTTAGTCGCATTCGCGGGCATGAGGTTATGGCCTATGGAAAAACTGGGACCGGCGTACTAGGCCGAAACGAGCTCAAGACCGCGATGGATTGTTATGTCAACTAAGCAGGGACAGATGCAGGTCGATGGAAGCCGGTGCGGGAGGGGGCTGCGCGGCGGGGTCGGGCCTAGCCCGCCGGCTGGTGGCCGGCAGAGGCCAGGTCGGGGTCGGCAGACCGCAAGATCGAAAACTGGTCGAAATCGCGGGCGACTGTGACGGCGGGGAAGATGGCGGCCGCTTCGTCCAGCACGTCTCGCGTCCGGTAGCGACGAGAGATATGGGTCAAGTATAGGTGCCCGACCCCGGCCCGCTTCGCCAGCTCGGCGGCATCGCTGGCAGTCAGATGGGCGAACTGGCGGGCCAGGTCGGATTCGACTGACAGGTAGGTCGCCTCGATGACTAGGCCATCCGCCCCTTCACATACCTCATCCAGCTCGCGGGTGCTGCCGCAGTCGCCGACGTGGATCAGGCGGGTGCCGCGCCGCACCGGACCGAGGACGTCGTCGGGCAAGATGGTGCGGCCGTCCGGCAAGTGGGCGGGCTGGCCCGCCACCAGGTCGCGGCGCAACGGCCCGGGCGGCAGGCCGAGCGCCTCCGCTCGCTCCGGCAGGAACGGTCGATGGGAGGCGGCCTCAAAGACGAAGCCGTAGCAGCCGGGGCTGCGGTGCTGCACCGGGAAGGCCGTGATGCGGAGACCGCCGGCCTCCAGCAGGACGCCGGGCTCAATCGGGTTCAACTCCAACCGCATCGGGGGGCGGGCACCGCGCAGGACCACGCCCTGGATCAGGTCGCGGATTCGATCCAGGGCATGCCGTCCGGCGAAGATCTCCAGGGTGTCGATGGTCTCCCACCGCATGAAAGTTGAGAGCAATCCGGCGAGGCCGAGGATGTGGTCGAGGTGCCCGTGGGTGATCAGGATGCGGTTCAGCCGCCGAAACCCAATGCCGGATTGCAGGATCTGTCGCTGCGTCCCCTCGCCACAGTCGATCAGGAACCGCTGGTCGCGGTAGCTGACGACCTGGGCCGACAGCCCGCGTCGGATCGAGGGGGCCGAGGCTGATGTGCCCAGGAAGGTGAGCTCAAACACGCGGCCGCACTCCGGGCGAGGGTTGGAACGAGGTCACGACGGCCATTGTACACCGGCAAGCGACGTCATCGCCGATGGAGGGCGCACCCGCCGCATTCAGGCGGTGCGGGCAATAGCCGTCAGCCCCAGGATTACGATGCCGATCCAGAGGTTGATGCGAAGCAGGCGTTGTTGGCTTGCGGTGGCTGCCCGCCCTTCGAGTCCCGTGTCCGCTGCTCTCAGCAGGGCCTGGCGCTCAAGGGTTGGGGTGACCACCCAGGTCTGGTACGCGGCGAGCGCCAACATCGCCCCGAAGGCGGTGTGTTTGGCGAGCATCGCCGCCGACCAAAGGTTGTCGATCGCCAGCAAGCCGAGATAGTTCGGGCTGGCTGCCATCTGTGTCATTCCGGTGGCGACCAGCACGGCGATGCTCAGCCAGGCCAGCGGCTGGAATCGCCGCGAGATGGCCCGCAGCAGGTTGGCCTGATCGTGGGCGGAGAGGGACCGGCTGGCCGCCGGCAGCCAGAGCACTGAGAGGACGAACAGCCCGCCGACGAGCACGATGGTCGCCAGCATGTGCAGGGCGTAGGCCGCCGTGAGCGCCCAGGCCGGCACGGGCGAGCTCACCCGCCGCCGCTGCCGCCACCGCCATCTGGAGTGGGCGTCTCGGTCGGCACTTCGCCCCCGGGCGTAGCGGTCTCTTCCGCCGGCTCCTCCGGCTGGTCTTCGGCATCCTCGCAAAGACCGTAGGCCTCGGTGGCGGTCGGGACGAGGGTGCCGT
Proteins encoded in this region:
- a CDS encoding CopD family protein; translation: MSSPVPAWALTAAYALHMLATIVLVGGLFVLSVLWLPAASRSLSAHDQANLLRAISRRFQPLAWLSIAVLVATGMTQMAASPNYLGLLAIDNLWSAAMLAKHTAFGAMLALAAYQTWVVTPTLERQALLRAADTGLEGRAATASQQRLLRINLWIGIVILGLTAIARTA
- a CDS encoding MBL fold metallo-hydrolase, with the translated sequence MFELTFLGTSASAPSIRRGLSAQVVSYRDQRFLIDCGEGTQRQILQSGIGFRRLNRILITHGHLDHILGLAGLLSTFMRWETIDTLEIFAGRHALDRIRDLIQGVVLRGARPPMRLELNPIEPGVLLEAGGLRITAFPVQHRSPGCYGFVFEAASHRPFLPERAEALGLPPGPLRRDLVAGQPAHLPDGRTILPDDVLGPVRRGTRLIHVGDCGSTRELDEVCEGADGLVIEATYLSVESDLARQFAHLTASDAAELAKRAGVGHLYLTHISRRYRTRDVLDEAAAIFPAVTVARDFDQFSILRSADPDLASAGHQPAG